In the genome of Hydrogenophaga sp. PBL-H3, the window CTCGGTGGTGCGCCCCTGGAGCGCCAGCACCGTGCGCGTGCTCGACGAATTCGGCCATGTGCTGGCCAGTGCGCCCCCGCCCACCGAACCACACTTCGTGGCCTCGCCCGGCATGAACGCCCTGGTGGGCCTGTGGGCGCAGCCGCTGGCGGCCAACACCTTGCTCGACACCCGCGTGACCCAGATCGAGCGTGACGCACTGCACCCCGAACAATGGCAACTGCGCACCGAGGACAGCGCTGGTGGCCTGCAGGTGCTCGGCGGCTTCGACCGCGTGGTGCTGGCCATCCCGCACCCGCAGGTGCACGACCTGTTGCGAGTCTCGGGCCTTGCGCCCGAACTGCGCCAGGCGCTGGCACCCGTGCACGTTGCACCCTGCTGGACGCTGATGGTCGCCTATCCCCAGGCCATGCAGCCCGGACTGCCCCACCTGGGCCCGCAGTGGAACGCCGCGCGCAGCACGCACCACCGCATCAGCTGGCTGGCGCGCGAATCGAGCAAGCCCGGGCGCGACCCGATCGAGCGCTGGACCATCCAGGCCAGCCCCGCCTGGTCCACCAAACACCTCGAAGACGACGCCGAGCGCGTGAAGGCCAAGCTGCTCAAGGGCTTCGCCGAGATCACCGGCATCCGCGCCACACCCACCTTTGCCGTGGCACACCGCTGGCGATTTGCCCAGACGCAGACGCCCCTGGGCAAGAGCCACCTGTTCGACAAGGCGCTGGGCATCGGCGCGTGTGGGGACTGGTGCCTGGGCCACCGGGTCGAAGACGCGTTTGTCTCCGGCCTTGAAATGGCACTCGAGCTCGCCTGAGCTGTTCTTTTTCCGTTCGGGCTGAGCTTGTCGAAGCCCTCCCCAAGATGGCTGCGTACAGGGGCCGATTTGCCCCCTCCCCCACCGGCCCGCTGCACGCGGGCTCACTCGTTGCAGCGCTGGCCAGTTGGCTCGACGCCCGCGCCCAAGGCGGCGTCTGGCTCGTGCGCATCGAAGACGTGGACACACCGCGCTGCCCGCCCGGCATGGACGAAACCATCCTGCAGCAACTGGCCGCCTGCGGCCTGGTGAGCGACGAGCCGGTGGTCTGGCAATCGCAACGCGACGATCTGTACCAACGGGCACTGGACCAACTCATCGAACGAGGCCACGCCTACCCCTGCGGCTGCTCGCGCAAGGACATTGAAGCGGCCCTGCAGGCCCAGGGCACCCAGCGCGAACGCCACCACATCGCCGTCTATCCCGGCACCTGCCGTCCCGGCCGTGGCGGTCTTCAAGGCAAGCCCGCGCGCGCCTGGCGGCTCCAGTTGCCGGAACCGGGTGAAGTGGCCTGGATCGATCGCCGTCTGGGCCCGCAAACCCAGAACGTCGCCACCGAGGTGGGCGACTTCATCCTCAAGCGCGCCGATGGCCTCTGGGCCTATCAGCTCGCCGTGGTGGTGGACGATGCGGCGCAAGGCATCACCCACGTGGTTCGCGGCGAAGACCTGGCCGACAACACGGCGCGTCAAATCTTGCTCCAGCGTGCACTCGGCCTGCCCACACCGGCCTGGCTGCACACGCCCCTGGTGCTGGGCGCCAACGGCGAAAAGCTCAGCAAACAAAATGGCGCCCAGCCACTGGACCTGTCCGATCCTTTGCACGCACTCAACGCCGCAGCTCAATCCCTGAGCCTGCCGTCCCAAGCCGGGTCGCCCGCAGCCGCGTTGTCGCACTGGACCGGGCTCTGGCCGCACACCACGCAAATCCCATGAAAAAAGCCCGGCCTTGGAATTCCAAGACCGGGCCCGGTGTCAGCGCCTCAGGGGCGCCTGGTTCACAGACAGCAAGCCATGCCGATGCAGCAGGCCGCGCCCGCCACACAGCAAGCGCCCGCCGCCACCGCGAAGGCGGGGGCCGACGACACGGCGATGGCGATCACCGACATGGACTTCAAAAATCTGGATTTCATGGTCATTCCTTGTCAAAGAAAAAAGGGAGTTGCAGTTTTCAGACGAAGGACAAAGCGGGCGGAGGCCGCCAGATATCGGTCAAGGAGGTGGGCAAGTGGATTGCCGGCAAAGTGCTGGGCGGGCTGAGTGCGCACGCGCTGGGCATTGAAAACTCGCTGGCAACCGCCTTGGCCAGCGATGGGCATTGCGCGCAGGAGCCAGGCGTCATCTGCACACAGCACACGGGTTCTTCAAGGCAGCAGCCAGACAGCGCTGCAGCCGGGGCCACCAACGGCGACCACAACAACACCAAGGTGGTGAAGGCGCGGATGAGCAAGCGGCCGACGAAGGTCATGTGAGGTTGGCTGATCCCGTGCATCCGAAAAAGGTTCCCCTGACTGCGATTGACGACCCGAACCCTACAATCGCACTCCCTCGAACCGCACCCCGCCATGACCGACCCTCGACACGCGCAGCCGCGCATCCCCCTGAGTGAAGTGCCCTACGTGCGGCAAGTCAAAAGCTATGTGCTGCGCGCCGGCCGCACCACCGCTGGTCAGGCCAAGGCCTACGAGCTTTTTGCCCCGCGCTGGCTGCTGAACTACACACCGGGCGCTTTTGACGCCAACGCGGCCTTTGGCCGGAGCGCCCCGCTCGTCATGGAAATCGGCTTCGGCATGGGCGGGGCCACCGCGCACATCGCCGCCGTGCGGCCCGAAGACAACTTTCTGTGCTGCGAGGTGCACGAGCCCGGCGTGGGCGCGCTGCTCAAGCTCGCGGGTGAACAGAACCTGGACAACATCCGCATCCTGCGCCACGACGCGGTCGAAGTGCTCGACCACATGCTCGGCGAATCGAGCCTGGACGGCGTGCACATCTTCTTCCCCGATCCCTGGCACAAGAGCCGGCACCACAAACGACGACTGATCCAGCCGGCGTTTGTGCACCGGCTGGCGCGCCACCTCAAGCCCGGCGGGTACCTGCACCTGGCCACCGACTGGGAACCCTATGCCCACCAGATGCTGGAGGTGCTGAACGCCGAGCCGCTGCTGCAGAACACCGCCGAGGCCGGCGGCAGCGGCTTCGTGCCCCAGCCCGGCTACCGGCCCCTGACCAAGTTCGAGAACCGGGGTCTGAAGCTGGGCCACGGCGTGTGGGACCTGGTGTTCCGCCGGGTCTGACGAACACGCGCGCCCCAGGCCAGAGCGCCCCCGCCGTGGCACGCCCGCCCAAGCATCCGCAGATCCCCGCACGCCACGGCGTGTCACCCAGTTGCGTGGCACTGCCACACACCCGGTCCGCACCCTGGACGCTGCTGCTGGACTACCTGGCCGAGCGCCTGAGCGTGGTGGATCGCGCGGCCTGGGCCGATCGTCTGGCGCGCGGCGAGGTGCTGGACGACACCGGCCAGCCGCTGCCGCCCGACGCGGCGTTCCAGCCCGGCGCACGCATCCACTATTACCGCCATCTCGACGACGAGCCTGCGGTGCCGTTCGAAGAGACGGTGCTGTTCCAGGACGCGCATTTGCTGGTGGCCGACAAGCCGCATTTCCTGCCGGTCACCCCGGGCGGGCGCTTCGTGCAGCAAAGCCTGCTGGTGCGTTTGAAGCGCCGCACCGGCATCGACACGCTGAGCCCCGTCCACCGCATCGACCGCGAAACCGCAGGCCTGGTGCTGTTCAGCGTGCGCCCCACCGATCGCAACGCCTACCAGGCCCTGTTTCGCGACCGCGTGGTGCACAAGACCTACGAAGCCATCGCACCCCACCTCCCCGCGCTGGTTTTCCCGCTCACGCGGCGCAGCCGCATCGAAGAAGACGGCGAACGCTTCTTCCGCATGGTCGAGGCCGAGGGCGAGCCCAACAGCGAAACGCTCATCGAACGCACCGAGGTGCGCGGTGCCTGGGCGCGCTACACGCTCTCACCCGTCACCGGCAAACGGCACCAGCTGCGCGTGCACATGAATGCCCTGGGCGCGCCCATCGTGGGCGACCAGTTCTATCCGCAGGTGTTGCGCGGGCCGGACGACACCGAGGATTTTGCCGAGCCGCTGCAACTGCTGGCGCGCGGCATTGCGTTCACCGATCCCGTGACCGGCATGGCACGGCGGTTCGAGAGCGGGCGGGCGTTGGCGTGGCCGGGGGACTGATCGGGGCGAGCGGTCACAGATCGCCCAGGATGCGGGCGACGCAGGCGTTGCAACCGATGGCACTGACGACCAGGCCCAACAGGGCGGCGGCGAACAGCACACCGGCCACGATCCAGAAGCCTGCCTGCAGCGATCCCCCCTTCAACCAGAGGATGGCCGGGATGCCCCCCGCGAAAGGCAGGCAGCAGACCAGCAGCGCGGGCCGCTTCCACCAGACCTCGCGACGCGGCCCCCAGAAACAGATGGTGTTGACGGTGGAGCAGCACGGGCAGGTCGCGGCCATGGACACTTTCGGTTGAGACGTTAGGACGATCACGGGTGATTTTCACCCTTCGCGCGTGGCCCCGCGCCCAGCCCTGGGGTGGCCCTGGGCCCACGGGCCTCAAGAAGTCGGCGCCATCGGCCGATAACACAGGCAGCGCCATCACAGGAACGCCCCCATGCCCCGCACCACCATCGACACGCCCGCCGCCCTCGCTGAGGCCCTTGCCAACGATGGGTGGGTCCTGCCGCCGAAGTCGCGCTGCGACGTCTTCTCACGGGAGACCGCCAAGGTGCAGTCCATGGTC includes:
- a CDS encoding NAD(P)/FAD-dependent oxidoreductase encodes the protein MTTSSKTRAKNASAPKAKAARPLGLHVAVVGAGMAGVVCARTLVQAGHRVTLFEKSRGLGGRMSTRRTEFGGFDHGSQYFTVRDARFEKALRSNATSVVRPWSASTVRVLDEFGHVLASAPPPTEPHFVASPGMNALVGLWAQPLAANTLLDTRVTQIERDALHPEQWQLRTEDSAGGLQVLGGFDRVVLAIPHPQVHDLLRVSGLAPELRQALAPVHVAPCWTLMVAYPQAMQPGLPHLGPQWNAARSTHHRISWLARESSKPGRDPIERWTIQASPAWSTKHLEDDAERVKAKLLKGFAEITGIRATPTFAVAHRWRFAQTQTPLGKSHLFDKALGIGACGDWCLGHRVEDAFVSGLEMALELA
- the gluQRS gene encoding tRNA glutamyl-Q(34) synthetase GluQRS; the encoded protein is MAAYRGRFAPSPTGPLHAGSLVAALASWLDARAQGGVWLVRIEDVDTPRCPPGMDETILQQLAACGLVSDEPVVWQSQRDDLYQRALDQLIERGHAYPCGCSRKDIEAALQAQGTQRERHHIAVYPGTCRPGRGGLQGKPARAWRLQLPEPGEVAWIDRRLGPQTQNVATEVGDFILKRADGLWAYQLAVVVDDAAQGITHVVRGEDLADNTARQILLQRALGLPTPAWLHTPLVLGANGEKLSKQNGAQPLDLSDPLHALNAAAQSLSLPSQAGSPAAALSHWTGLWPHTTQIP
- the trmB gene encoding tRNA (guanosine(46)-N7)-methyltransferase TrmB; this translates as MTDPRHAQPRIPLSEVPYVRQVKSYVLRAGRTTAGQAKAYELFAPRWLLNYTPGAFDANAAFGRSAPLVMEIGFGMGGATAHIAAVRPEDNFLCCEVHEPGVGALLKLAGEQNLDNIRILRHDAVEVLDHMLGESSLDGVHIFFPDPWHKSRHHKRRLIQPAFVHRLARHLKPGGYLHLATDWEPYAHQMLEVLNAEPLLQNTAEAGGSGFVPQPGYRPLTKFENRGLKLGHGVWDLVFRRV
- a CDS encoding pseudouridine synthase translates to MARPPKHPQIPARHGVSPSCVALPHTRSAPWTLLLDYLAERLSVVDRAAWADRLARGEVLDDTGQPLPPDAAFQPGARIHYYRHLDDEPAVPFEETVLFQDAHLLVADKPHFLPVTPGGRFVQQSLLVRLKRRTGIDTLSPVHRIDRETAGLVLFSVRPTDRNAYQALFRDRVVHKTYEAIAPHLPALVFPLTRRSRIEEDGERFFRMVEAEGEPNSETLIERTEVRGAWARYTLSPVTGKRHQLRVHMNALGAPIVGDQFYPQVLRGPDDTEDFAEPLQLLARGIAFTDPVTGMARRFESGRALAWPGD